The Cylindrospermum stagnale PCC 7417 genome segment CAACTTAAGAACTGACTCTAACAGTACAAGTATCTCAGCTATATTGGATTTGGAAACTGTGACTAAAGCATCCATAGCCATTGCTTCTGAAATTCAACTGGATAACTTGCTGCACACCCTAATGCAAGTAATTTTAGAGAACGTAGGAGCCGAAACAGCTTCATTGATTTTGCAACAGGATGGCAATTTAATCCTTGTGGCTCAATCTCAAGATTATCAACAGTGTACGTTACAATCTACACCTATTAGCAGTAGTCAAGATGTGCCAGTGAGCATCATTAATTATGTCTTCCATACTCAAGAATATCTCCTGATTAATGATGCTACTACAGAGAATAATTTTGCTGATGATACTTATGTTATCCAACATCAACCTAAATCTATATTATGTACTCCTATTCTCAACCAAGGTAAACTCATTGGTATCGTTTACTTAGAAAATTGTCTAACTGTAGGGGCTTTTACTCCTGAAAGATTGCAAATATTAAAACTCCTTTCTTCTCAAGCAGCTATCTCCCTGGAAAATGCCCAACTCTATGCCAATTTAGAAGCGAAAGTTGCTGTAAGAACTCAGGAATTAAATGAAAAAAATCTCCGCCTAGAACAAACACTACAGGAACTAAAACTTACACAAACCCAACTTATTCAAACGGAAAAAATGTCCAGTCTTGGGCAGATGGTTGCAGGTATTGCTCATGAGATTAATAATCCTGTGAGCTTTATTCAAGGTAATCTGACTCAGATTGATGAGTACACCCAGGATTTGCTCACTTTCATTAATCTTTACTATAAGATATATCCCAATACAGCACCAGAACTTGATGATTTTCTGGCAAATATTGACTTTAATTTTATCAAAGAAGATATACCTAAAACTCTAGCCTCTATGAAAGTCGGGACACGGCGCATTCGGGAGATTGTGCTGACGTTACGTAACTTCTCTCGCTTAGACGAAGCTGAGATGAAACCTGTGAATATTCATGAGGGAATTGATAGCACTCTGCTAATTTTGCAAAGTCGTCTTCAAGCTAAACCGGGACATCCGGCGATTGAAATTATCAAAGATTATGGTGACTTGCCTCTTGTTGAATGTTATGCAGGGCAACTGAATCAGGTATTTATGAATATCCTCATTAACGGTATTGATGCTCTGGATAAATTTAATCAGGAACGAACAGCAGCAATCAGCAATAATCCCAGTAAAATTATAATTAGTACTCAAGTAGTAAATTCTGATTGGGTAGCTATCTCTATTAAAGATAATGGCATTGGTATGAGTGCCGATATTAAACATCGGTTATTTGATCCTTTCTTCACTACTAAACCTGTGGGAGGAGGCACTGGTTTAGGGTTATCGATTAGCTATCAAATTGTAGTGGATAAACATCACGGTAAGATAGAGTGCTTCTCTGAACCTGGAAAGGGGGCTGAGTTTGTGGTCGAAATTCCTTTCCGACAGTAGCAGTCGGTAGATTATGTAACCTAAACCCGGTAGCCAATACAGTATTGACTACTGGACTGCCCTTTTAGGCGAATGCTAAGGGTAACATTTCACATTTGTATTCGTCAGCTGGTTTAAGGTACAAAACCCAACATTACCTGTGGGCTATTTTTTAGAATTTATAAATGATATTATATCCGCTGGAATATTTAATATTATCTCTAGTCCGGAGTTGAGACTTTTTCCTCAATAACTAATAGACTAATAACCAATGACTATCAGGTAAAAGTTCATGGTACGAAAACTTCGCCGTCTTCCCAAAGTTTTAACTAAGTCATTTAGAAAAGAATACTATCAGCAACCAGGAACCCTACCAGGAACAATTATCATTGATGAAGATGCCGAATATCCAACGATTTTTTTGATTGACTATAACCAAACTAACTTTATCCGTCAACAAATAGCAACCCCTGAGGAATGCGTCAACTATCTAGATACAGAATCTATTTCTTGGGTAGATGTACAGGGTTTAGGAAATAGAGATATTTTACAAAGTTTGGGTAACGTTTTTGATTTACATCCTCTAGTTTTAGAAGACGTGGTCAATATGGCAGAACGTCCAAAAATAGAGGATTTTGACGACCAATTATTGATCATTGCCCGCATGGTAGTGCCCAAGGAAAAAACTTGTGGTTTTTATAGTGAGCAAGTGAGTTTAGTATTGGGAAAAAATTATTTGCTCACAGTACAAGAGGAACCAGAGCATGATTGCTTTGAAGCAGTAAGAGTGCGAATTGAAAAAGGTAAAGGCATCATCCGCAAGCAAGGAACCGATTATTTAGCTTATGCTCTGTTAGATGCAATCATTGATGGCTTTTTCCCAGTGCTGGAGCTTTATGGGGAGCGCATAGAAGAGTTAGAGGAAGAAGTAATAGTTAAACCCACCCCACAAACACTACAACAAATATATCAAATTAGGCGAGAATTACTGCAACTGCGTCGTGCTATCTGGCCCCAACGGGATGCGATTAATTCCTTGATTCGAGATAGCGGTGAACTTATTAGTGATGAGGTGCGAATTTATCTGCGAGACTGCTACGACCATGTGGTGCAAGTGATGGACATGGTGGAAACTTACCGCGAACTGGCATCTGGACTAATGGATGTCTATCTTTCAGCGGTGAGTAATAAAATGAATGAAATTATGAAGGTGCTGACGGTGGTTTCATCAATCTTTATTCCCTTAACTTTTGTTGCTGGAATATATGGGATGAATTTCAATACCGAAAAATCACCATATAATATGCCTGAATTGAATTGGTATTGGGGCTACCCGATTTGCTTGGCTCTTATGGGGGTAATCGCCCTGGGACTGTTATTCTTTTTTTGGCGACGGGGGTGGCTATCAAATTCGGTAACTGTTAAGCGTGATTAATGATGGTAAATTAGCTATCAGCGGAGCAAAAATTAGCGTGTGGAGTTTATATTCTGAGTTATGGTAATGAAAAATGGCGACCAGAATTTAATTGTTTTGACGCTTTATATCATTGGCTTATCTTACACCTTTAATCGCATGGTTGAATCCATCGACGATAAAATTAAGTATGAGTTTAAGAAAAAAGTCGTCGATGACCTACTAAAAGAACAAAATCTCCAAGATCATGTGGGAATTTCTTTTAAATTTGGTGTGTCAAATCCACTTGATGACCTGAAAGAATTGTCGCTCAGTATTGAAAATAAATCGGAGAATCTGGCAATATACGTTGACTGGGATAATAGCTCTATAGTAGGTGACTTGAGTAAGCAATCGCGGCGAGTGATTCGTAAATCACCAGACTTAACCCGCGACTTAGCTGTACCCCAAAGTCCTAGCTTGATTGCTCCCAAGAATACACTTTCAGAGACGGTTACAGCAGAAGATGTTTTCCAGTGGGATAAAGATTCGGGAACATACAAAGTAAATAGCCCCTTACTTGCGATCGGCAAGCTGAAATCTGGTGGGCCACCACAAAAGAAGATGTATAACGACTTTATGAGCGAAAAACGCACTTTTGATTTTTCGCTTCAACTGGTGCTAAGAATCTCTGAGGTGCGTGCCGGTATAGCTCCAGGTTTGAATATCCCTCCCTTATGCATTATCAATTGTCCCTTTAGCGTTAAGAAACTACCCTGGACTTACGCCCTGCCTTGGAATAAAAAAAAGTAAATCAGATCGGCACACACAATACTATCAAAGCTTACACTGGAATTAGGGAGAGAGTTGGCGCAGGCGGTTGCAGATCAGTCATTAAGACTGGTTTGAGGAAAGTCCGGGCTCCCGAAAGACCAGACTTGCTGGATAACGTCCAGTGCGTGCGAGCGTGAGGATAGTGCCACAGAAAGATACCGCCAAATTGAATTAATTCAATTTGGTAAGGGTGCAAAGGTGCGGTAAGAGCGCACCAGCAGCGTCGAGAGGCGTTGGCTCGGTAAACCCCGGTTGGGAGCAAGGCCAGAGGAACTATGGTTGGTCTTTTACCAGTTCCGTCAAAAGAGAGCCGCTAGAGGTGTCTGGTAACAGGCATCCCAGATAGATAACTGCCCTCGCAAGAGAACAGAACCCGGCTTACTACTAACTCTTTCTTCAAACGAACTGTGGATGTTTTATTTTCCATAGTTCGTTTTTTGTTGGATAAATATTTATTTCAATTATTTATATCATTGCCAGAAAATGGTTTTAGCAGACAGCAAAACAATTTTGCATAGTAGGGGAACTGAAGACCATATTTTTCTTTTGTGAAAGTTATTTATCCTTGGTACGAAGCGGGTTATGGTGTGGCTTTGTTGGCGTTGCGGGGGTTAAGGAATTAAGGTTGTTTTTGATTGGAGGCAAAAATTCCTAGTTTGCCAATCCATTGTCAAAATGGTTACAATTAAACAAATAAGTCTTAACTAGGTAATACGAAATTGAATACAGCAGAAATAATCGAAGCAATCACAGAGCGAGAAAAATTTGAGCTTTTAGTAACTTCAGTACTTCGTAAACGCAACAAAGATTATGAAGCTATTATACATACTGGTATGAATGCTCAGGGAGAAACTATCAAGTCGCCAGTAGACGGATTTTGTCAAGTTCCTGGAAGTATTCCCACGCGCTTTTTATATGTGGCACATACGACAACAGACAGAGATGGTTTAGAAAAAAAGTGGTTACATGACCACACTAAAGTTAAACAAATTAAAAACGATAGAAAAACTAACCCCTCTGAAAGTGATGATGGTGATTTATTAAAAGCTGCTCGTCTAGCTCAGAATGATAGACATAAGTTTCCTGATGCTAAATTTACAGTCATTTTAACTACAAATCAACGTTTAGACCTCGAACTTCTAACAAAAATATATGAGAAAGCTAAAGAACTTGAAGTTGAAGTTGAGTTCTGTGAGCAATCGTATTTAGCTGACTTTTTAGATAATAATGCTGAGGGTCACTGGCTTCGCAAGAAGTATCTTGGTATTGAAGCTGAGATGTTATCTGAGTCTTTGCTACTTAGTCTTTGCAAGCAAAGTTTAGCCAATTATGAAAAACAATTAGGATTTTTAACAAGTCCTGATAGCTGGGTTTATCGTGAAGTTGATAGTCTAGTTGAAAAAGGCAAACAAAGTAACGCTTACACTATTCAACTATTAATAGGTGAATCTGGTTCTGGCAAAAGTGCAACTGCTTATCAGATGCTGAAGAAACATTTAGCACCAGGGGGATATGGCTTGTGGGTATCTGATGAATTGCTCAAGGAATGTACTTCCCTGGAAAATGCCCTTGATAAAGTTTTAAGAAGTATTTATCCAAGTTTACAACCTGATGCAGGTAGCAATGCACTGAAACTTATTCCTCGAAGCTCAAGACTATTACTAGTTGTTGATGATGTGAACCGAGCAGATAATCCTACAAGAGTTTTACAAAACATTATCAACTGGTCAAAGCCGCAGTCATCAGGTGAATCTAATTTACCGCCTTTATTTTCGCCCTGTTTTGTTGTCTGTCCCGTATGGACTAAAGTTTCTAATCCCATCAGTCCTGATTTCAAAGAAATACCTTGGGTAGAACGAGTTTTTATAGGCTTTATGAATACAGCAGAAGGAATTGAAGCTCTTAGAGCTATTACCTTATTAGCTAATGTAGATATTACAAGCACGGAAGCTAGTTCTTTAGCTGTAAAGCTGGGAAATGACCCTATACTTATTGGCTTGTTTGGTTCCTTGTTATCAAACACTCATATAAATGAATGGGCTAGTTTAACTGAAAATGTAATTGAACGATTTATTACAACTTCCATTGAGGA includes the following:
- the corA gene encoding magnesium/cobalt transporter CorA, translating into MVRKLRRLPKVLTKSFRKEYYQQPGTLPGTIIIDEDAEYPTIFLIDYNQTNFIRQQIATPEECVNYLDTESISWVDVQGLGNRDILQSLGNVFDLHPLVLEDVVNMAERPKIEDFDDQLLIIARMVVPKEKTCGFYSEQVSLVLGKNYLLTVQEEPEHDCFEAVRVRIEKGKGIIRKQGTDYLAYALLDAIIDGFFPVLELYGERIEELEEEVIVKPTPQTLQQIYQIRRELLQLRRAIWPQRDAINSLIRDSGELISDEVRIYLRDCYDHVVQVMDMVETYRELASGLMDVYLSAVSNKMNEIMKVLTVVSSIFIPLTFVAGIYGMNFNTEKSPYNMPELNWYWGYPICLALMGVIALGLLFFFWRRGWLSNSVTVKRD